A DNA window from Ornithobacterium rhinotracheale DSM 15997 contains the following coding sequences:
- a CDS encoding BT_3987 domain-containing protein, protein MINGCQDELYNKPTEDFASHQGIYFTQQSLQAFVAEGASSTIDGLKLNLVNKENKNSFATIEYGDEKQLEAYNKENGTSYIMLPKDMYNAKSSVSIKPNYITSSIPIQLKDLKFSREGDYALPIKIIGGSADVIKGQSEAILVLNQKIITKSLKINGSGSEDSKMFSDDFKVDQWTMEVMVNRSEYRYNNRAIAGTKTVKNADALDEIFTRFGDVTIKPNQLQIKTGASQIDIPSDKLSAEPNKWYMLSFVYDGKFTKVYVNGQLVANREIRTGKYGLTGFWISGSNELIRELRFWKTARTDQQIKDNVWKMVNPDDDNLLLYYPMNGKKLDRTTGEIIEDESMIWDWSKNQKDLKMPSGAAFVNQDNGEGFIFPPINE, encoded by the coding sequence ATGATAAATGGGTGTCAAGACGAGTTATACAACAAGCCTACAGAGGATTTCGCTAGCCATCAAGGCATCTATTTCACACAACAAAGCTTACAAGCTTTCGTTGCTGAAGGTGCGTCTTCAACAATTGATGGATTGAAACTTAATTTAGTAAACAAAGAAAACAAAAATTCATTTGCCACAATTGAATATGGAGATGAGAAGCAACTAGAAGCCTATAATAAAGAAAACGGGACATCATATATCATGCTCCCAAAAGACATGTACAATGCAAAAAGTAGTGTTAGCATCAAACCTAACTACATCACTTCTAGCATACCGATCCAACTTAAAGATTTAAAATTCTCAAGAGAAGGGGATTATGCCCTTCCAATTAAAATCATAGGAGGAAGTGCTGATGTTATAAAAGGACAATCTGAAGCTATATTAGTACTAAATCAAAAAATTATCACCAAATCTTTAAAAATTAATGGAAGTGGATCTGAAGATAGTAAAATGTTCTCTGATGACTTTAAAGTAGATCAATGGACTATGGAGGTCATGGTTAACCGTTCGGAATACAGATATAACAACAGGGCGATTGCAGGTACAAAAACTGTAAAAAATGCAGATGCTTTAGATGAAATTTTTACTAGATTTGGGGATGTTACAATTAAACCTAATCAATTACAAATTAAAACTGGAGCCTCTCAAATTGATATTCCTTCTGATAAATTATCTGCAGAACCAAATAAATGGTATATGCTTTCATTTGTATATGACGGAAAATTCACAAAAGTTTATGTAAATGGTCAATTAGTAGCCAATCGTGAAATCAGAACTGGAAAATATGGCTTAACTGGATTTTGGATTAGTGGTTCAAATGAATTAATCAGAGAACTTAGATTCTGGAAAACAGCTAGAACTGACCAACAAATTAAAGATAACGTATGGAAAATGGTAAATCCAGACGACGATAATCTTCTTCTTTACTACCCTATGAACGGCAAAAAACTTGACCGTACAACTGGGGAAATTATAGAAGACGAAAGCATGATTTGGGACTGGTCTAAAAATCAAAAAGATTTAAAAATGCCAAGTGGTGCAGCTTTTGTAAACCAAGATAATGGAGAAGGGTTTATATTCCCTCCCATAAACGAATAA
- a CDS encoding BT_3987 domain-containing protein, which translates to MKNIFKYTLLALGGLLLTNCYDSDEIEVIKFDDSFTPAPPTEKKRDTPLINLLDDFVFFKKDVVTIPVDKDNLATNNVISGEVFTNRKMSENFEYQLELDQDWISSNPDLQAIPNGAFTISGQTLNKDERNGTFKIQLNAEVAKELGGTYYLPLKLVSKNDNLNILKGYESGVFKLVFKKSYPIPEGNNVEGKKGYYFDGLGNNIPRTDLSFNSNYAPDHLFKLNDGNQQGANWWADTDDNTTYLDVKFPINTIKAIKLYTKSYWQNAVGSVKIEVSNDNGNTWKEQGIANFGQYSTVSTIVFTQPIDINAVRISNFTRGGSSNFININEVEVFKIPSEE; encoded by the coding sequence ATGAAAAATATATTTAAATATACACTTCTAGCATTAGGTGGTTTGCTACTCACCAATTGCTATGATAGCGATGAGATTGAAGTAATTAAATTTGATGATTCTTTTACTCCAGCTCCGCCCACCGAAAAAAAAAGAGACACTCCGCTAATAAATTTATTAGATGATTTTGTATTCTTTAAAAAAGATGTAGTAACAATTCCGGTAGATAAAGACAATTTAGCCACCAATAATGTCATCAGTGGTGAAGTCTTTACAAATAGAAAAATGTCTGAAAATTTTGAGTATCAGCTTGAATTAGACCAAGATTGGATTAGTAGCAATCCGGACTTACAAGCCATTCCAAACGGAGCTTTTACAATCTCTGGACAAACACTCAACAAAGATGAAAGAAATGGAACTTTCAAAATTCAGCTTAATGCAGAGGTGGCGAAAGAGCTAGGAGGCACCTACTATCTCCCGCTAAAATTGGTTTCTAAAAATGATAATTTAAACATTTTAAAGGGATATGAAAGTGGCGTTTTTAAGCTAGTATTCAAAAAATCGTATCCAATCCCAGAAGGTAACAATGTTGAAGGAAAAAAAGGATATTATTTTGATGGTTTAGGCAATAATATACCTAGAACAGATTTATCGTTTAATTCAAATTACGCCCCCGATCATCTTTTTAAATTAAATGATGGAAACCAACAAGGGGCTAATTGGTGGGCAGACACTGATGATAACACAACATATCTTGATGTAAAATTCCCTATTAATACAATAAAAGCTATAAAATTATACACTAAAAGCTATTGGCAAAATGCTGTAGGCAGTGTAAAAATTGAAGTTTCTAATGATAATGGCAATACTTGGAAAGAACAGGGAATTGCTAACTTTGGGCAATATTCAACAGTGTCTACTATTGTATTCACTCAACCAATTGACATTAATGCTGTCAGAATATCTAACTTCACTAGAGGGGGAAGTAGTAATTTCATTAACATTAACGAGGTGGAAGTATTCAAAATACCAAGTGAAGAATAA
- the purB gene encoding adenylosuccinate lyase — MNLHKDNYENPLASRYASKEMLYNFSPDKKFGTWRKLWIALAEIQKELGLDISQEQIDELKAQAENIDYEKAAEYEKKFRHDVMAHVHTFGDAAPKAKAIIHLGATSAFVGDNTDLIQIKDALAIVREKMVNVIAGLSKFAMQYKDLPTLGFTHFQPAQLTTVGKRATLWLQSVLLDFEELEFRIDTLRFRGVKGTTGTAASFKELFNDDYTKIKTLDKKLSEKFGFTQVLGVTGQTYDRKIDAEVMALLSNIAQSAHKFSTDLRLLQNLKEVEEPFEKSQIGSSAMAYKRNPMRCERIGALAKFVMTVSQGSGLVAATQWFERTLDDSANKRLTIPQAFLAIDSILGIWINILDGLVVYPKMIAKRINEELPFMATEYMIMEGVKNGGDRQDLHEIIREHSMEAAKQVKMEGKPNDLVERIVNDDKFPIDKAKLQEVLDPANFIGFAPQQTEDFIAEHAQPILDKYQDLIGMNFELKV; from the coding sequence ATGAATCTACATAAAGATAACTACGAAAACCCATTGGCGTCGCGTTATGCGTCTAAAGAAATGTTGTACAACTTTTCGCCCGATAAAAAATTTGGAACATGGCGCAAATTGTGGATAGCTTTAGCCGAAATTCAAAAAGAATTAGGCTTAGACATTAGTCAAGAACAAATCGACGAGCTTAAAGCACAAGCTGAAAATATAGATTACGAAAAAGCAGCGGAATACGAGAAAAAATTCCGTCATGATGTAATGGCACATGTCCACACCTTTGGAGATGCTGCACCGAAAGCCAAGGCGATTATTCATTTGGGGGCAACCTCTGCCTTTGTGGGTGATAATACCGATTTAATTCAAATTAAAGATGCGCTCGCCATCGTGCGCGAGAAAATGGTGAATGTGATTGCTGGATTAAGCAAATTTGCTATGCAATATAAAGATTTGCCTACGCTTGGATTTACGCACTTTCAGCCAGCTCAGCTCACAACCGTAGGGAAGAGAGCCACTTTGTGGTTGCAGAGCGTTTTGTTAGATTTTGAAGAATTGGAATTTAGAATCGATACGCTTAGATTCCGTGGTGTGAAAGGGACGACAGGTACGGCAGCAAGTTTCAAAGAATTGTTCAATGATGATTATACTAAAATTAAAACTTTAGATAAAAAACTTTCTGAAAAATTTGGGTTTACACAAGTGCTTGGTGTAACAGGGCAAACTTACGATAGAAAAATCGATGCCGAAGTAATGGCACTTTTAAGCAATATTGCGCAATCTGCCCATAAATTCTCTACCGATTTACGCCTTTTGCAGAACTTAAAAGAGGTGGAAGAACCATTTGAAAAAAGCCAAATCGGTTCGTCGGCAATGGCATATAAACGCAACCCGATGCGTTGCGAGCGTATAGGAGCCTTGGCTAAATTTGTGATGACCGTTTCGCAAGGTTCTGGATTAGTGGCTGCTACTCAGTGGTTTGAGCGTACGCTGGATGATTCAGCCAATAAGCGATTGACGATTCCACAAGCATTCTTGGCAATAGATTCTATTTTAGGAATTTGGATTAATATTTTAGATGGCTTAGTGGTGTATCCGAAAATGATTGCTAAACGCATCAACGAGGAATTGCCTTTCATGGCAACTGAATACATGATTATGGAAGGAGTGAAAAATGGAGGCGATCGTCAAGATTTGCATGAAATCATCCGTGAGCATTCTATGGAGGCAGCCAAACAAGTGAAAATGGAAGGAAAGCCAAATGATTTGGTGGAGCGTATTGTGAATGATGATAAATTCCCAATCGATAAAGCGAAACTACAAGAAGTGCTTGATCCTGCGAATTTCATAGGTTTTGCACCACAACAAACCGAGGATTTTATTGCAGAACACGCTCAGCCGATTTTAGATAAATATCAAGATTTAATCGGTATGAACTTTGAATTGAAAGTTTAA
- a CDS encoding SusD/RagB family nutrient-binding outer membrane lipoprotein, which yields MKRNIIVLAILAFFSACTDFQDINTDVYGVTDEEYKQGGLAYGAPFMKMQQLVIPIGSPDKTTGPGNDLQNTDLISSGNYIGYFGNNNNWGFNTEANWNFNEGRMGYAQKNFYSNLFREWQEINVLAKDSQDPYDQQVFALANIVKIAGWLRATDVFGPIVYSNAGKGDIAPKLDSQEEVYKHMLADLSKSVEILKDVQSKLLKDYDIIYDGDTKKWVKFANSLMLRMAVRSHFKDNALAQEYIDKALNPANGGVITSPDEEAKIGSSAKLPLLNSMIASVEEYGETRMGTTIWSYLVGYKDPRLEVYFTPARGEYNGIAPENKLPKTDYAITAAAKPKVQANSPLYWYRASETYFLKAEAALYGLISEDAQTLYEQGVKTSFQENNISSGVEIYLTSNSKPKNLTTRGYKFGTWSDPYSFNLAAGNTSPNWSDIWDNVDETEQHLQKILTQKYLALYPNAVEAWTEYRRTGYPYIMKPFDQTAPGRIGCNNCYAPERFSYAPTEYTSNPSMREVPALLGGDDQGSTKLWWVRNNRPKQQN from the coding sequence ATGAAACGAAATATAATAGTATTAGCTATATTAGCTTTCTTCTCTGCTTGTACCGATTTTCAAGACATCAATACAGATGTTTACGGGGTAACAGATGAAGAATACAAACAAGGAGGTCTAGCATATGGCGCTCCATTTATGAAAATGCAACAACTGGTAATACCAATTGGATCTCCAGATAAAACAACGGGACCTGGTAACGATTTACAAAACACAGATTTAATCTCTTCTGGTAATTACATCGGCTATTTCGGAAATAATAACAACTGGGGATTTAATACAGAAGCTAACTGGAATTTTAATGAAGGAAGAATGGGCTATGCTCAAAAGAACTTCTACTCAAATCTATTTAGAGAATGGCAAGAAATCAATGTTTTAGCTAAAGACTCACAAGATCCGTATGATCAACAAGTATTTGCCTTGGCAAACATTGTAAAAATTGCAGGATGGTTAAGAGCGACTGATGTTTTCGGTCCGATTGTGTACTCAAATGCAGGAAAAGGAGATATTGCTCCAAAACTTGACTCACAAGAAGAGGTCTACAAACATATGTTAGCAGATCTTTCTAAAAGTGTTGAAATCTTAAAAGACGTTCAAAGTAAACTACTAAAAGACTATGATATCATTTACGATGGAGACACCAAAAAATGGGTAAAATTTGCAAACTCCTTAATGCTAAGAATGGCTGTGAGATCTCATTTTAAAGACAACGCCCTCGCCCAAGAATACATAGACAAAGCTTTAAATCCTGCAAACGGTGGAGTTATAACATCTCCAGACGAAGAAGCTAAAATAGGATCTTCTGCAAAATTACCTTTATTAAACTCGATGATTGCCTCTGTAGAGGAATATGGGGAAACTAGAATGGGCACAACAATTTGGTCTTATTTGGTAGGATACAAAGACCCTAGACTAGAAGTTTATTTTACTCCTGCAAGAGGAGAATATAACGGAATTGCTCCAGAAAATAAATTACCCAAGACTGATTATGCAATCACTGCAGCAGCAAAACCTAAAGTCCAAGCAAACTCTCCATTATATTGGTACCGAGCATCAGAAACATATTTTTTAAAGGCTGAGGCTGCGTTGTATGGCTTAATAAGCGAAGATGCACAAACACTTTATGAGCAAGGCGTAAAAACATCTTTCCAAGAAAATAATATTTCAAGTGGTGTTGAAATATATCTAACATCTAATAGTAAACCTAAAAATTTAACAACAAGAGGTTACAAATTTGGAACTTGGTCAGATCCTTACTCCTTCAACCTCGCTGCCGGCAACACTTCTCCTAATTGGAGCGACATATGGGATAATGTTGATGAAACGGAACAACATTTACAAAAAATATTAACCCAAAAATATTTAGCGCTATATCCAAATGCAGTAGAAGCATGGACAGAATATAGAAGAACTGGCTATCCATATATTATGAAACCGTTTGATCAAACTGCTCCTGGAAGAATTGGCTGCAACAATTGTTATGCACCAGAAAGATTCTCATATGCACCAACTGAATATACATCAAACCCTAGTATGAGAGAAGTACCAGCTCTGCTTGGCGGAGACGATCAAGGATCTACTAAATTATGGTGGGTGAGAAATAATAGACCAAAACAACAAAATTAA
- a CDS encoding HU family DNA-binding protein, whose amino-acid sequence MAVKYNLAERKNPQKRQEPAKFYANAKADGEINLKEIAQEIAGGSTTVSDTDVLAVLNDLIKVAVRHMSNGEIVKLGDFGNFQITISSEGAETAEKFNPSMIKNNKVTFRPGEELRKMLKLVKYEKYSKK is encoded by the coding sequence ATGGCAGTAAAGTACAATTTAGCGGAAAGAAAGAATCCGCAAAAGAGACAAGAACCCGCTAAGTTCTATGCTAATGCGAAAGCGGACGGAGAGATTAACCTTAAAGAGATTGCTCAAGAAATCGCTGGTGGCTCTACCACCGTATCAGACACAGATGTCTTAGCAGTTCTCAACGATTTAATCAAAGTAGCAGTGAGGCATATGTCTAATGGCGAAATTGTGAAATTAGGAGACTTTGGGAATTTTCAAATTACTATTTCTAGTGAAGGAGCTGAAACTGCAGAGAAATTTAACCCTTCTATGATTAAAAATAACAAAGTTACCTTCCGTCCTGGCGAAGAGCTTAGAAAGATGCTCAAGCTAGTGAAATACGAGAAATATAGCAAAAAGTAA
- a CDS encoding endo-beta-N-acetylglucosaminidase family protein: protein MKKVTKILLSIFIAGFVTSCSDWNETERTTFDNEKGLTRLVPLLEAKSEEDLPPHLRDYYKELREYRKTPHVKGFGWFGNWTGKGSNPQNYLKALPDSVDFVSIWGIKGNFSKEHLDDLKFFQEVKGGKALLCWIVQNLGDQLTPEGKDPQSFWVNEKGNGNFLEGVKAYANAICDTIEKYNFDGFDIDYEPNYTHSGNMANGNIIESDHPMQIFIETLYKRLNPQGKMLVMDGEPYLLSTETSKMIDHYIYQAYWESSTSQVLSKINRPNLDNWKRKTIITVEFEQTWQWGGIRHYRSSARPELNSMDGGIQFCDYATLDLPGNIRIGGIGSYHMEYDYPNDPPYKWIRKALYYGNQVYKGNFQ from the coding sequence ATGAAAAAAGTAACTAAAATATTATTATCGATATTTATCGCTGGTTTTGTTACAAGCTGTAGCGATTGGAATGAAACCGAAAGAACCACTTTTGATAATGAAAAGGGTTTAACTCGATTAGTCCCATTATTAGAAGCTAAATCTGAAGAAGATTTACCTCCACATTTGAGGGATTATTACAAAGAACTAAGAGAATACAGAAAAACACCTCATGTGAAAGGTTTTGGGTGGTTTGGAAACTGGACAGGTAAAGGCTCCAACCCGCAAAACTACTTAAAAGCCCTTCCAGATAGCGTAGATTTCGTTTCTATTTGGGGAATAAAAGGTAATTTTTCCAAAGAGCATTTGGACGATTTAAAATTCTTTCAAGAAGTTAAAGGCGGGAAAGCTCTACTTTGCTGGATAGTTCAAAATCTGGGAGATCAATTGACTCCAGAAGGAAAAGACCCACAAAGTTTTTGGGTGAACGAAAAAGGAAACGGAAACTTCTTAGAAGGTGTAAAAGCTTATGCAAACGCTATTTGCGACACCATTGAAAAATACAACTTCGATGGATTTGATATTGACTATGAGCCAAACTACACACATTCTGGCAACATGGCAAATGGCAATATAATTGAGAGTGACCATCCTATGCAAATTTTCATAGAAACATTATATAAAAGGCTAAACCCTCAAGGAAAAATGCTCGTAATGGATGGTGAACCTTACTTATTATCTACAGAAACATCTAAAATGATAGATCACTATATTTATCAGGCATACTGGGAATCTAGTACAAGTCAAGTTCTCAGTAAAATCAATCGTCCAAATCTTGATAATTGGAAAAGAAAAACTATCATCACTGTGGAATTCGAACAAACATGGCAATGGGGAGGTATCAGACATTACAGAAGCTCAGCTAGGCCTGAATTAAATTCAATGGATGGAGGTATTCAATTTTGCGATTATGCCACTTTAGATTTACCAGGAAATATACGAATTGGAGGTATTGGAAGTTATCATATGGAATATGACTATCCTAACGATCCACCTTACAAATGGATAAGAAAAGCCTTATATTATGGAAACCAAGTGTACAAAGGTAATTTTCAATAA
- a CDS encoding SusC/RagA family TonB-linked outer membrane protein: MKKILMSACLCFALGQMQTYAQVNGGKISYEVTQEVPLADFLSSLQSRTNVKIHFNKEDLKDINISPVDFKDESLADIGDYLSANLPVNVDFTNGEMYVSNLFGKGIYGIGNNVALDDLVVTALGIKREEKALSYTIQKLDQEELTRVKDANFVNSLNGKVAGVQINRSASGVGGATKVVMRGAKSIEGNNNVLYVIDGIPMINSANRGGDGTGFGGSASGEGISSINPEDIESVNVLSGPAAAALYGANAANGVILINTKRGSEGKTSINISTSVETSSPFVMPEFQNAYGSENGSYWSWGKKLDKPSDYDPKDFFQTGFTFNNSFNLSTGNKINQTFFSASAVNADGIVPNNKYHRYNATLRNTAKLFDEKLTLDASASYVREYSNNMISFGTYFNPIVGAYLYPRGRNFDQEKYFERYDAGLGYNTQYWSPGDMGMGIDNPYWISYRNLRPEVKDRFMFYASAKYDFSKHLNLSTRFRLDNTFGEREDKRYASTNNIFAGPKGRYTYSSDFVKQRYADAILNYNKDFLSDFNINLNVGTSFEDSDAKGRGYGGQLLLVPNKFTYTNIDPSKSAPSETGGNSRERNYAFFSSAEISWNNALYLTLTGRTDRNSKLVNTNSEWVFYPSVGLSAVVTELLSPNLKASIKPTLGYLKVRASYTDVASPLTKTGITKGTVTRKINGGSIDAFEFYPLSEYSKQTTRSWEVGMDAKMFNNVLSLGVTLYKSNTLDQLISASLSGTSGYKFMYYQSGNLENKGIEATLGFNKRITKDLKYNTTVTATANRNKIVALGGDIKNPVNGQTIPIKSIQLGRYILEEGGSFGDVYGFEQIKRDQDGYFEYNPGGGLVTEKVKPFKLGSINPDWNLGWSHSFDYKGFNLYLLFNARLGGIVISKTQAALDKYGVSKRSAEARDANGVELGNILVDPRTFYDVVYNLDSYNTYSATNVRLQQASIGYTFNKELLGGNIKNLSLSIIGTNLWMIYNKAPYDPELTASTGYLGQGFDYFMLPSLRNIGVSVKFGL; encoded by the coding sequence ATGAAAAAAATTCTAATGAGCGCATGCCTGTGTTTTGCACTTGGACAAATGCAAACCTACGCACAGGTTAATGGAGGAAAAATCAGTTACGAAGTTACCCAAGAGGTTCCTTTGGCTGATTTCTTGAGCTCTCTACAGAGCAGAACAAATGTTAAAATTCATTTTAACAAAGAGGATTTAAAAGACATCAACATTAGTCCGGTTGATTTCAAAGACGAAAGCCTTGCAGATATTGGGGATTACCTTTCTGCAAATTTACCAGTAAATGTCGATTTCACTAATGGAGAGATGTATGTGAGCAACCTTTTTGGAAAAGGTATTTATGGTATAGGTAACAATGTTGCACTTGATGATTTGGTGGTGACGGCCTTGGGTATCAAAAGAGAAGAAAAAGCGTTGAGTTATACCATTCAAAAGTTGGATCAAGAGGAGCTTACTCGTGTAAAGGATGCAAACTTTGTAAATAGCTTGAATGGTAAAGTTGCTGGGGTACAGATCAATAGAAGTGCATCCGGTGTTGGTGGAGCTACTAAGGTTGTGATGCGTGGAGCCAAGTCTATTGAAGGCAACAACAATGTACTTTATGTAATTGATGGTATTCCAATGATAAACTCTGCTAATCGTGGAGGCGATGGAACTGGATTTGGTGGTAGCGCGTCTGGAGAAGGGATTTCAAGCATCAATCCAGAGGATATAGAAAGCGTAAACGTATTGAGTGGGCCTGCGGCTGCTGCACTTTACGGAGCTAATGCAGCAAATGGTGTCATCTTAATTAATACAAAGCGTGGCTCTGAAGGAAAAACTTCTATCAACATATCTACATCGGTAGAAACTTCATCTCCGTTTGTAATGCCAGAATTTCAAAACGCATATGGAAGCGAAAACGGTTCATATTGGTCTTGGGGTAAAAAGCTAGACAAACCAAGCGATTATGATCCAAAAGATTTCTTCCAGACTGGTTTTACTTTCAACAATTCATTTAATTTATCTACTGGGAATAAAATTAACCAGACTTTTTTTTCAGCCTCTGCTGTGAATGCCGATGGAATTGTGCCTAACAATAAATACCATAGATACAATGCTACTTTAAGAAATACGGCAAAATTATTTGACGAGAAACTCACCTTAGATGCATCTGCTAGCTATGTAAGAGAATATTCAAACAACATGATCTCTTTTGGCACATATTTCAACCCAATTGTAGGAGCTTACTTGTACCCAAGAGGTAGAAACTTTGATCAAGAGAAATATTTTGAAAGATACGATGCAGGACTTGGTTACAATACTCAGTATTGGAGCCCTGGCGATATGGGTATGGGAATCGATAACCCTTATTGGATCTCTTATAGAAATTTAAGACCTGAAGTGAAAGACAGATTTATGTTCTATGCATCGGCTAAGTACGATTTTAGCAAACATTTAAATTTATCAACCCGTTTTAGACTTGATAACACATTCGGAGAAAGAGAAGATAAGCGATATGCCTCAACCAACAATATTTTTGCAGGACCAAAAGGAAGATATACTTACTCCTCTGATTTTGTAAAGCAAAGATATGCAGATGCTATCCTAAACTATAATAAAGACTTCTTATCTGACTTTAACATCAATCTGAACGTAGGTACATCTTTTGAGGATTCAGACGCAAAAGGTCGCGGATATGGAGGACAATTATTACTAGTACCTAACAAATTCACCTACACAAATATAGATCCATCTAAATCCGCTCCATCGGAAACAGGAGGAAATAGCAGAGAACGAAACTATGCATTCTTCTCTTCTGCTGAAATCTCATGGAACAATGCCTTATATTTGACTTTAACTGGAAGAACTGATAGAAACTCTAAGCTCGTGAATACAAATAGCGAATGGGTATTCTACCCATCAGTTGGTTTATCTGCTGTTGTAACAGAGTTATTATCTCCAAATTTAAAGGCTAGCATTAAACCTACCCTTGGTTATTTAAAAGTGAGAGCATCTTACACAGATGTAGCTTCTCCGTTAACTAAAACAGGAATCACTAAAGGTACCGTTACTAGAAAAATCAATGGAGGTAGTATTGATGCCTTTGAGTTTTATCCATTAAGCGAATACTCAAAACAAACTACCCGCTCATGGGAGGTAGGTATGGATGCTAAAATGTTCAACAATGTTCTTTCGTTGGGGGTAACATTATACAAGTCCAATACTCTTGATCAGCTAATCAGTGCATCGCTATCTGGAACTTCTGGGTATAAATTCATGTACTACCAATCTGGTAATCTTGAAAACAAAGGTATAGAAGCAACGCTCGGATTTAACAAAAGAATCACCAAAGATTTGAAATACAACACGACCGTTACTGCAACAGCAAACCGCAACAAGATTGTAGCCTTAGGAGGAGATATTAAAAACCCTGTAAATGGGCAAACTATTCCAATCAAGAGCATCCAATTAGGACGATATATTCTTGAGGAAGGAGGCTCATTCGGAGATGTTTATGGTTTTGAGCAAATTAAAAGAGACCAAGATGGGTACTTTGAATACAATCCTGGAGGAGGCTTAGTAACAGAAAAAGTAAAACCATTTAAACTTGGTAGCATAAATCCTGATTGGAATCTTGGGTGGAGCCACTCATTCGACTACAAAGGATTTAATTTATACCTCTTATTCAATGCTCGCCTTGGAGGTATTGTTATTTCCAAAACTCAAGCAGCACTTGACAAATATGGCGTTTCTAAAAGATCTGCAGAGGCAAGAGATGCAAATGGGGTAGAGCTTGGAAACATACTAGTTGATCCTAGAACATTCTATGATGTTGTCTACAATCTAGACTCTTACAACACATATAGTGCAACCAATGTTAGACTACAACAAGCAAGCATAGGCTATACATTTAATAAAGAGCTACTAGGCGGAAACATCAAAAATTTAAGCTTATCCATCATAGGAACAAACCTTTGGATGATATATAACAAAGCACCATACGACCCTGAATTAACGGCGTCAACTGGATATTTAGGACAAGGATTTGATTACTTCATGCTCCCAAGTTTAAGAAACATAGGAGTTAGTGTAAAATTCGGATTATAA